One Paracoccaceae bacterium genomic region harbors:
- a CDS encoding PaaI family thioesterase, translating to MTDRDARIRDSFARQTLMATFGAEILRLAPGEVDLAAPILPGARQQHGAGHAGLTFALADTAAGYAALTMIAEGQEVMTAEAKINLLSPALGERLVARGRVEKAGRRLVVVTATVVAVTGGREVRVALFQGTMVPVDPA from the coding sequence ATGACCGACCGCGATGCCCGTATCCGCGACAGTTTCGCGCGCCAGACACTGATGGCGACCTTCGGCGCCGAGATCCTGCGCCTGGCCCCGGGCGAGGTCGATCTGGCCGCACCGATCCTGCCGGGCGCGCGGCAGCAGCACGGCGCGGGCCATGCCGGGCTGACCTTTGCGCTTGCCGACACGGCGGCGGGCTATGCCGCGCTGACGATGATCGCCGAGGGTCAGGAGGTGATGACGGCCGAGGCCAAGATCAACCTGCTGTCCCCGGCCCTGGGCGAGCGGCTGGTGGCACGGGGCCGGGTGGAAAAGGCGGGCCGGCGGCTGGTGGTGGTGACCGCGACGGTCGTCGCGGTGACCGGCGGCCGCGAGGTGCGGGTGGCGCTGTTCCAGGGCACGATGGTGCCCGTCGATCCCGCCTGA
- the pdeM gene encoding ligase-associated DNA damage response endonuclease PdeM: MTGHPITLGPARLAALPSGAVWWAELRLLCLGDLHLGKSGRLARRGGTLLPPYETEETLARIDADIALTDPAQVVCLGDSFDDNAAEGELHEAHALWLMRMMAGRDWIWIAGNHDPGPVTLGGRHLAALRSGGLTFRHIADPACDTPEVSAHFHPRGRIAGQARPAFVTDGRRLILPAYGAYTGGMPADHAAIAGLMGAGARAVLTGAQALEFPLFPPARARAPRPAPARRIPR, translated from the coding sequence ATGACCGGCCATCCCATCACACTCGGCCCCGCGCGGCTTGCGGCGCTGCCCTCGGGCGCGGTCTGGTGGGCCGAGCTGCGGCTGCTGTGTCTGGGCGACCTGCACCTGGGCAAGTCGGGGCGGCTGGCGCGGCGGGGCGGCACGCTGCTGCCGCCCTACGAGACGGAAGAGACGCTGGCGCGCATCGACGCCGACATCGCGCTGACCGATCCGGCGCAGGTGGTCTGCCTTGGCGACAGTTTCGACGACAACGCCGCCGAGGGCGAACTCCACGAGGCGCATGCCCTGTGGCTCATGCGGATGATGGCGGGGCGCGACTGGATCTGGATTGCCGGCAACCACGACCCCGGCCCGGTCACGCTGGGCGGCCGGCATCTGGCGGCGCTGCGCAGCGGCGGGCTGACCTTTCGCCACATCGCCGACCCGGCCTGCGACACGCCCGAGGTATCGGCGCATTTTCACCCGCGCGGGCGGATCGCGGGCCAGGCGCGGCCTGCCTTCGTGACAGACGGGCGGCGCCTGATCCTGCCGGCCTATGGCGCCTATACCGGCGGCATGCCGGCGGACCATGCCGCCATCGCCGGGCTGATGGGCGCCGGTGCGCGTGCCGTGCTGACGGGGGCGCAGGCGCTTGAGTTTCCGCTGTTTCCGCCCGCGCGGGCCCGCGCGCCGCGGCCCGCCCCTGCCCGCAGGATTCCCCGATGA
- a CDS encoding OmpA family protein, with protein sequence MARRPAIPAAAAVTVAAGLAALVSVWAVHAVEARTARAVKSQLLTAGITWADVQADGLRVVLSGLAPNEAQRLRALNLAGGVIDANRVRDELDVVALRAPEAPRFLLEMLRNDDDLSLIGLLPAAGSDEPRDLAAEATAIAGGSPVADMLEVANWPAPEGWTDAVDFAMAALAMLPRSKISVAADRVTVTAIAGSEAEKRKWEADLARRVPGGVVAEIVISAPRPVLTPFTLRFVKDAAGARFDACSADTDRARDRILSAGAQAGVTGKQACTVGLGVPTPRWGEAAVAAINAVGALGQGTVTFSDADITLTAAQGTSQAAFDRVVGELQTALPPVFSLTATPPVPEKATQEGPAEFTATLAAGRVELRGRLTDDLVRGAVDSFARARFGHDAVYTAARLDADLPEGWPVRVLAGLESLAQLDEGALSVRADLVAVRGVTGRQDARARIAQLLSDRLGPGQTFTVDVRYDEALDPDAALPEPQVCIDRLNAVLAAQKITFPPGSSEIAGPATATVDALAAVLRGCPPLAMEIAGHTDSQGSEGGNAALSEARARAVLAALQGRRLPLDGVFARGYGEARPIADNATEAGREANRRIEFTLLAPPAEPVAAPAEPGAEPAASDGPLVLAQGAADPVNGLTRSITLSTAETAPGAEPAPAFEPSDETYPRPPRRPGADTSP encoded by the coding sequence CTGGCCCGACGTCCCGCGATCCCGGCCGCCGCTGCCGTGACGGTGGCCGCCGGTCTGGCCGCGCTCGTCTCGGTCTGGGCGGTCCATGCGGTCGAGGCGCGCACCGCGCGCGCAGTGAAATCGCAGCTTCTGACGGCCGGGATCACCTGGGCCGACGTGCAGGCCGATGGTCTGCGCGTCGTGCTGTCGGGCCTTGCCCCGAACGAGGCGCAGCGCCTGCGCGCCCTGAACCTCGCGGGTGGCGTGATCGACGCCAACCGGGTGCGCGACGAACTCGACGTCGTGGCGCTGCGCGCGCCCGAGGCGCCGCGCTTCCTGCTCGAGATGCTGCGCAACGACGACGACCTGTCGCTGATCGGCCTCCTGCCCGCGGCGGGCAGCGACGAACCGCGCGACCTCGCGGCCGAGGCGACCGCCATCGCCGGCGGCTCGCCCGTGGCCGACATGCTGGAGGTCGCGAACTGGCCCGCGCCCGAGGGCTGGACGGATGCCGTGGATTTCGCGATGGCGGCGCTGGCGATGCTGCCGCGCTCCAAGATCTCGGTGGCCGCCGACCGGGTCACCGTCACCGCGATCGCCGGAAGCGAGGCCGAAAAGCGCAAGTGGGAGGCTGATCTGGCCCGGCGCGTCCCCGGCGGCGTCGTGGCCGAGATCGTGATATCCGCGCCCCGCCCGGTGCTCACCCCCTTCACGCTGCGCTTCGTCAAGGACGCCGCAGGCGCCCGCTTCGATGCCTGTTCCGCAGATACCGACCGCGCGCGCGACCGCATCCTTTCGGCGGGCGCGCAGGCGGGCGTGACCGGCAAGCAGGCCTGCACCGTGGGCCTCGGCGTGCCCACCCCCCGCTGGGGCGAGGCGGCGGTTGCCGCGATCAACGCGGTCGGGGCGCTCGGGCAGGGCACGGTCACCTTCTCGGATGCCGACATCACCCTGACGGCGGCGCAGGGCACCTCGCAGGCCGCCTTCGACCGTGTCGTGGGCGAACTCCAGACCGCGCTGCCCCCCGTGTTCTCGCTGACCGCCACACCCCCGGTGCCCGAAAAGGCCACGCAGGAAGGCCCGGCCGAATTCACCGCCACCCTGGCCGCGGGACGGGTCGAACTGCGCGGCCGGCTGACCGACGATCTGGTGCGCGGCGCCGTCGACAGCTTCGCCCGCGCCCGCTTCGGCCATGATGCCGTCTACACCGCCGCCCGGCTTGATGCCGACCTGCCCGAGGGCTGGCCGGTCCGCGTGCTGGCCGGCCTCGAATCCCTCGCCCAGCTGGACGAGGGCGCGCTGTCCGTCCGGGCCGATCTGGTCGCCGTCCGGGGCGTCACCGGCCGGCAGGACGCCCGCGCCCGCATCGCCCAGCTGCTGTCCGACCGCCTCGGCCCCGGCCAGACCTTCACCGTCGACGTCCGCTATGACGAGGCGCTCGATCCCGACGCGGCCCTGCCCGAACCGCAGGTCTGCATCGACCGCCTGAACGCCGTGCTGGCCGCACAGAAGATCACCTTCCCCCCCGGCTCGTCCGAGATCGCGGGCCCCGCCACCGCCACCGTCGATGCGCTGGCAGCGGTTCTGCGCGGCTGCCCGCCGCTGGCGATGGAGATCGCGGGCCACACCGACAGCCAGGGCAGCGAGGGCGGCAACGCCGCGCTCAGCGAGGCGCGCGCCCGCGCCGTCCTCGCCGCGCTGCAGGGCCGCCGCCTGCCGCTCGACGGCGTCTTCGCCAGGGGCTATGGCGAGGCCCGCCCGATCGCCGACAACGCCACCGAGGCGGGACGCGAGGCGAACCGCCGCATCGAGTTCACGCTTCTCGCCCCCCCCGCCGAACCGGTCGCCGCCCCTGCCGAACCCGGCGCCGAACCCGCGGCATCCGACGGCCCCCTGGTGCTGGCGCAGGGCGCGGCCGATCCGGTCAACGGCCTCACCCGCTCGATCACCCTGTCCACCGCCGAAACCGCACCCGGGGCCGAACCCGCGCCCGCCTTCGAACCCTCCGATGAAACCTATCCGCGCCCGCCCCGCCGCCCGGGCGCCGACACCTCGCCATGA
- a CDS encoding glutamate--cysteine ligase, whose protein sequence is MSIPQSGGGPIEHFAQLAEYMESGCKPAAAWRLGTEHEKFGWLTDTGAPLPYDGPRSIRVLLEGLRDRFGWAPVMEGEHLIGLTRNGANVSLEPGGQFELSGAPLDSVHQTAAELDSHLAEVHAVADPLGIGFFGMGAAPVWRHADMPVMPKGRYRLMTDYMGRVGTHGTQMMYRTCTVQVNLDYASEADMVLKLRVALALQPVATALFASSPFFEGAPNGHRSWRSRIWRGLDDSRTGMLPFVFEDGMGFQRYVDWVLDVPMYFVYRDGRYINALGQSFRDFLKGELPALPGERPTLSDWADHMTTVFPEARVKKYIEMRGADAGTRDHLVALPAFWTGIMYDAGALSAAWDLVKGLDAETRQGLRVAASVAGLAGEAGGLRLLDLARAAVDIARAGLAARRRIADGRDETGYLDVLADHLAGGPGVADDLLERAAGAWGGDLTRAYRELAL, encoded by the coding sequence ATGTCCATCCCCCAGTCCGGCGGCGGGCCGATCGAGCATTTCGCGCAGCTTGCGGAGTACATGGAATCGGGCTGCAAGCCCGCTGCCGCGTGGCGCCTGGGAACCGAGCACGAGAAATTCGGCTGGCTGACCGATACCGGCGCCCCCCTGCCCTATGACGGTCCGCGGTCGATCCGGGTGCTGCTGGAGGGGCTGCGCGACAGGTTCGGCTGGGCGCCGGTCATGGAAGGCGAGCATCTGATCGGGCTGACCCGGAACGGAGCCAACGTCAGCCTGGAGCCGGGCGGGCAGTTCGAGCTTTCGGGGGCGCCGCTGGACAGCGTGCACCAGACGGCGGCGGAGCTGGACAGCCACCTGGCCGAGGTGCATGCGGTGGCCGACCCGCTGGGGATCGGGTTCTTCGGCATGGGGGCGGCGCCGGTGTGGCGGCATGCCGACATGCCGGTGATGCCCAAGGGCCGCTACCGCCTGATGACCGACTACATGGGGCGCGTGGGCACCCATGGCACGCAGATGATGTACCGGACCTGCACGGTGCAGGTGAACCTGGACTATGCGTCCGAGGCCGACATGGTGCTGAAGCTGCGCGTGGCGCTGGCGCTGCAGCCGGTGGCGACGGCGCTGTTCGCCTCTTCGCCGTTCTTCGAGGGGGCGCCGAACGGCCACCGGTCGTGGCGCAGCCGGATCTGGCGGGGGCTGGACGACAGCCGGACCGGGATGCTGCCCTTCGTGTTCGAGGACGGCATGGGCTTTCAGCGCTATGTCGACTGGGTGCTGGATGTGCCGATGTACTTCGTCTACCGCGACGGGCGCTACATCAACGCGCTGGGCCAGTCGTTCCGCGATTTCCTGAAGGGCGAGCTGCCCGCGCTGCCGGGCGAGCGGCCGACGCTGTCGGACTGGGCCGATCACATGACCACGGTTTTCCCCGAGGCGCGGGTGAAGAAATACATCGAGATGCGCGGCGCCGATGCCGGCACCCGCGACCATCTGGTCGCCCTGCCCGCCTTCTGGACCGGGATCATGTATGATGCAGGCGCGCTGTCGGCCGCCTGGGACCTGGTGAAGGGCCTTGATGCCGAGACGCGGCAGGGGCTGCGCGTGGCGGCCTCGGTGGCCGGACTGGCGGGCGAGGCGGGGGGCCTGCGCCTGCTGGATCTGGCGCGTGCCGCGGTGGACATCGCCCGGGCCGGGCTGGCGGCACGGCGCCGGATTGCGGACGGGCGGGACGAGACCGGATATCTCGACGTGCTGGCCGATCATCTGGCAGGGGGCCCCGGGGTGGCCGACGACCTTCTGGAGCGCGCGGCGGGCGCATGGGGCGGCGACCTGACCCGCGCCTACCGCGAGCTTGCCCTGTAG
- a CDS encoding 16S rRNA (uracil(1498)-N(3))-methyltransferase: MAQEKVRLHVEHPLGAGQDVPLTQAQAHYLFGVMRLAPGAGVALFNGRDGEWRAEVAEAGKRGGRLTCTGQTAPLRLPPDLWLLFAPLKKGRTDFIVEKAAELGAARILPVQTRFTNAERLRQDRLQAHAVEAAEQCGGTFVPPVSELQPLDRVLDGWPADRWLMWCDEGLAGQGAALPGAMAGARGAPWAILIGPEGGFHEAEARRLRAMPQTRAVSLGPRILRADTAAVAALALWQAALGDWG, from the coding sequence ATGGCACAGGAAAAGGTCCGCCTTCATGTAGAGCACCCGCTGGGCGCGGGGCAAGACGTGCCCCTGACGCAGGCGCAGGCGCATTACCTGTTCGGGGTCATGCGGCTGGCCCCGGGGGCGGGCGTGGCCCTGTTCAACGGGCGGGATGGCGAGTGGCGGGCGGAGGTGGCCGAGGCGGGCAAGCGCGGCGGCCGGCTGACCTGCACCGGGCAGACCGCGCCGCTGCGTCTGCCGCCCGACCTGTGGCTGCTGTTTGCGCCGCTGAAGAAGGGGCGCACCGATTTCATCGTCGAGAAGGCGGCGGAACTGGGCGCCGCGCGCATCCTGCCGGTGCAGACGCGGTTCACCAATGCCGAACGGCTGCGGCAGGACCGGTTGCAGGCGCATGCGGTGGAGGCGGCCGAGCAATGCGGCGGCACCTTCGTGCCGCCGGTGTCCGAGTTGCAGCCGCTGGACCGGGTTCTGGACGGCTGGCCCGCCGACCGGTGGCTGATGTGGTGCGACGAGGGGCTGGCCGGACAGGGCGCGGCGCTGCCGGGTGCGATGGCGGGCGCGCGCGGTGCCCCCTGGGCGATCCTGATCGGCCCCGAGGGCGGCTTTCACGAGGCCGAGGCGCGGCGGCTGCGCGCGATGCCGCAGACCCGCGCGGTCAGTCTTGGCCCGCGCATCCTGCGTGCCGACACCGCGGCGGTGGCGGCGCTGGCGCTGTGGCAGGCGGCGCTCGGGGACTGGGGATGA
- the ubiA gene encoding 4-hydroxybenzoate octaprenyltransferase — MRLRLRQGHVLPRAQRVLYMKADLFLCHEGQPMTEAPGTEGPAAAAAGRVADAPRGNWVDRHAPAATRPFLRLSRADRPIGTWLLYIPCLWGLALAAAAGGGFRAHDLWIAAGCGIGAFLMRGAGCTWNDITDRDFDARVARTKSRPLPSGQVTVRQALVWMVAQALLAALILFTFHPVAIMLGVASLALVAVYPFAKRFTWWPQVFLGLAFNWGIWVAWAAHAGGVGVAAGLLWLSGIAWTLFYDTIYAHQDKEDDALIGVKSTARLFGDAGSRLWLRGFLIASVLLMAAAVIAALVPAGASLAALAVALCGVWGFGWHMAWQLARLDTTSPDVCLRLFRSNRDAGLIVALFLAGAAAV, encoded by the coding sequence ATGCGCCTGCGCCTGCGTCAGGGGCACGTCTTGCCCCGCGCCCAGCGGGTGCTCTACATGAAGGCGGACCTTTTCCTGTGCCATGAAGGGCAACCTATGACCGAAGCGCCGGGGACGGAAGGGCCTGCCGCGGCCGCCGCGGGCCGGGTGGCCGACGCGCCGCGCGGCAACTGGGTGGATCGCCACGCGCCCGCCGCGACGCGCCCCTTCCTGCGGCTGTCGCGCGCCGACCGGCCGATCGGCACCTGGCTGCTCTACATCCCCTGCCTCTGGGGGCTGGCCCTTGCCGCCGCCGCCGGGGGCGGGTTCCGCGCCCATGACCTGTGGATCGCGGCCGGATGCGGCATCGGCGCCTTCCTGATGCGGGGCGCGGGCTGCACCTGGAACGACATCACCGACCGCGATTTCGACGCCCGGGTTGCCCGCACGAAAAGCCGTCCCCTGCCATCCGGCCAGGTCACGGTGCGGCAGGCCCTGGTCTGGATGGTCGCCCAGGCACTGCTTGCGGCGCTGATCCTGTTCACCTTCCACCCTGTCGCCATCATGCTGGGCGTGGCCTCGCTGGCGCTTGTCGCGGTCTATCCCTTTGCCAAGCGCTTCACCTGGTGGCCGCAGGTCTTTCTGGGGCTTGCCTTCAACTGGGGCATCTGGGTGGCCTGGGCCGCCCATGCCGGCGGCGTGGGCGTCGCGGCCGGCCTGCTGTGGCTGTCGGGCATCGCCTGGACGCTGTTCTACGACACGATCTATGCCCATCAGGACAAGGAGGATGACGCGCTGATCGGCGTCAAGTCCACGGCACGGCTGTTCGGCGACGCAGGCTCGCGCCTCTGGCTGCGCGGCTTCCTGATCGCCTCGGTCCTGCTGATGGCGGCGGCGGTGATCGCGGCGCTTGTTCCCGCCGGGGCATCGCTGGCGGCGCTGGCCGTCGCGCTCTGCGGGGTCTGGGGGTTCGGCTGGCACATGGCCTGGCAACTGGCCCGGCTCGATACCACCAGCCCGGATGTCTGCCTGCGCCTGTTCCGGTCGAACCGCGACGCGGGCCTGATCGTTGCGCTGTTTCTTGCCGGTGCCGCAGCCGTCTGA
- a CDS encoding GNAT family N-acetyltransferase: MFPRANLSRHGLGPSDHPHATRFWCAAAPGGTVRAAVGLTGEGMILPQMADALPRDWADLRRALRGAGVSGAVWPAAPLRRVLRRLGLRAAATRHDADEPGMALDLATLRVPDGAGRLTPAAAADPAILMAWRADYHVELFGETAERAAARARRDIALYLGADSHRVLWQDGQPVAFTGFNAALPDIVQVGGVWVPPALRGRGLARRAVALHLAEARAAGVRRACLFAASAAAARAYRGIGFGEAAAMALVLFRQVERVA; the protein is encoded by the coding sequence ATGTTCCCGCGCGCGAACCTGTCGCGGCATGGGCTGGGGCCGTCGGACCATCCGCATGCCACGCGGTTCTGGTGTGCGGCGGCGCCCGGCGGCACGGTGCGGGCGGCCGTCGGGCTGACCGGCGAGGGGATGATCCTGCCGCAGATGGCCGACGCCCTGCCGCGTGACTGGGCCGACCTGCGCCGGGCGCTGCGCGGGGCGGGGGTTTCGGGGGCGGTGTGGCCCGCGGCGCCGCTGCGCCGCGTGCTGCGGCGGCTGGGCCTGCGGGCCGCCGCGACCCGGCATGACGCGGATGAGCCGGGGATGGCCCTGGACCTGGCGACGCTGCGGGTGCCGGACGGTGCGGGCAGGCTGACACCGGCCGCGGCCGCCGATCCGGCGATCCTGATGGCCTGGCGGGCCGACTACCACGTCGAGCTGTTCGGCGAGACGGCGGAGCGGGCGGCCGCGCGGGCGCGGCGCGACATCGCGCTTTATCTCGGCGCGGACAGCCACCGGGTGCTGTGGCAGGACGGACAGCCCGTGGCCTTCACCGGCTTCAACGCGGCCCTGCCCGACATCGTGCAGGTGGGGGGCGTCTGGGTGCCGCCGGCGCTGCGCGGGCGCGGCCTTGCCCGCCGGGCGGTGGCGCTGCACCTGGCCGAGGCGCGGGCGGCGGGGGTGCGGCGGGCCTGCCTGTTCGCGGCAAGCGCCGCAGCCGCGCGGGCCTATCGCGGGATCGGCTTCGGAGAGGCGGCAGCGATGGCGCTGGTGCTGTTCCGGCAGGTGGAGCGTGTCGCATGA
- the htpX gene encoding zinc metalloprotease HtpX, protein MATTKTALLMAAMTALFMAVGAMIAGEGGMIIALAVAAAMNLFAYWNSDKAVLRMHGAREVDEGSAPDLVHMVHRLADGAGMPRPRVYIIDTAQPNAFATGRNPQNAAVAATTGLLRALSPDEVAGVMAHELAHIRNRDTLIMTITATFAGAISMLANFALFFGGNRDRPGGLIGTIALMILAPLAAMLVQMAISRAREYEADRVGAEICGQPVWLASALQRIEAMASRIDNHAAERNPATAHMFIINPLHAHTHDRLFATHPATANRVAALMAMGDRAGPAHPAPGPATVRSSVPTAGRRR, encoded by the coding sequence ATGGCAACGACCAAGACCGCACTTCTGATGGCCGCGATGACGGCGCTGTTCATGGCCGTCGGCGCGATGATCGCGGGCGAGGGCGGCATGATCATCGCGCTGGCCGTGGCGGCGGCGATGAACCTGTTCGCCTACTGGAATTCCGACAAGGCTGTGCTGCGGATGCATGGCGCGCGCGAGGTCGACGAGGGCTCGGCCCCCGATCTGGTGCACATGGTGCATCGTCTGGCCGATGGCGCGGGCATGCCGCGCCCCAGGGTCTACATCATCGATACCGCGCAGCCGAACGCCTTTGCCACCGGCCGCAACCCGCAGAACGCGGCGGTCGCGGCGACGACCGGCCTGCTGCGCGCCCTTTCGCCCGACGAGGTGGCGGGGGTGATGGCGCATGAACTGGCCCATATCCGCAACCGCGACACGCTGATCATGACGATCACGGCGACCTTCGCGGGGGCGATCTCGATGCTGGCGAACTTCGCGCTGTTCTTCGGCGGCAACCGCGACCGCCCTGGCGGTCTCATCGGGACCATCGCGCTGATGATCCTGGCGCCGCTGGCCGCGATGCTGGTGCAGATGGCGATCAGCCGGGCGCGGGAATACGAGGCCGACCGCGTCGGGGCCGAGATCTGCGGCCAGCCGGTGTGGCTTGCCTCGGCCCTGCAGCGGATCGAGGCGATGGCCAGCCGCATCGACAACCACGCCGCCGAGCGCAACCCCGCGACCGCGCACATGTTCATCATCAACCCGCTGCATGCCCATACCCACGACCGGCTGTTCGCCACCCATCCGGCGACCGCCAACCGGGTGGCGGCGTTGATGGCGATGGGGGACAGGGCGGGCCCCGCACATCCGGCGCCGGGGCCTGCGACCGTGCGGTCATCGGTTCCGACGGCAGGGCGGCGGCGATAG
- a CDS encoding helix-turn-helix transcriptional regulator, whose product MLDDFGRHVKRARALRGWTLDRLASEMVADGAVPTGKSFLSNIEKGRRQISARTVGKLIRTLGLSESLIDPFLSSDIDPGAEAAADADADRLIRRAEADPDAPATAEALLIGLAEQAAGQGFIDISTAYDALRGALRAADAMRAQLDRIGNMDDRLAAVLRRVAEMNDRGETQAAGDALDQAIRAREAEIEALQDAALRQDRILNRPDSAAERLVRRLRATPQPGDLTRAVNRLLTEWRERGKRQGDPFDLFVALALARMNHDRAKAPEQAMALTSLGICHLAIGERQATGDHLTRALNTFRACEKITSRPRNPDTWAATQTNLGIALQSLGERQGDSALLDQAVAAHQAALTVRTVQTAPMDWAATQTNLGAALQSLGRRQGDPAVLDQAVAAHRAALTVWTLQTAPMAWAATQNNLGTVLFALGERQGDPTLLHQAVAAYRAALTVLTPQEAPMNWAKSQSNLGSALQSLGARQDDPDLLEQAVAAHRAALTVWTPQAAPMNWAKSHANLGSALQSLGARQDDPDLLEQAVAAYRAALTVLAPQEAPMDWAATQNNLGLALRGLGALTNDHGALSDAAQAYSASLAQGTRDATPFLWARTQWNLANLALARHALGAGPADLSAARDHLAAARAVFAAEPGSHALAECDRLAAALDRAGGEGAAG is encoded by the coding sequence GTGCTGGACGACTTCGGGCGCCACGTGAAGCGCGCACGCGCGCTGCGCGGCTGGACCCTCGACCGGCTTGCCAGCGAAATGGTCGCGGATGGTGCGGTGCCGACCGGCAAGTCCTTCCTCTCGAACATCGAGAAGGGCCGCCGCCAGATCAGCGCCCGCACCGTGGGCAAGCTGATCCGGACGCTCGGCCTTTCCGAATCCCTGATCGACCCCTTCCTTTCGTCCGACATCGACCCCGGGGCCGAGGCTGCCGCCGATGCCGACGCCGACCGCCTGATCCGCCGGGCCGAGGCCGACCCCGACGCGCCCGCCACCGCCGAGGCGCTGCTGATCGGGCTGGCCGAACAGGCGGCCGGTCAGGGGTTCATCGACATCAGCACCGCCTATGACGCGCTCCGGGGCGCCCTTCGCGCGGCCGATGCGATGCGCGCGCAACTCGACCGCATCGGCAACATGGATGACCGTCTGGCCGCCGTGCTGCGCCGGGTGGCCGAGATGAACGACCGGGGCGAGACGCAGGCGGCAGGTGATGCGCTCGATCAGGCAATCCGCGCCCGCGAGGCCGAGATCGAGGCCCTGCAGGACGCCGCCCTGCGGCAGGACCGTATCCTGAACCGGCCGGACTCCGCCGCCGAACGCCTGGTCCGGCGCCTGCGCGCCACTCCCCAGCCCGGCGACCTGACCCGCGCCGTCAACCGCCTGCTGACCGAATGGCGCGAACGCGGCAAACGGCAGGGCGACCCCTTCGACCTGTTCGTGGCCCTTGCCCTCGCCCGGATGAACCATGACCGGGCGAAGGCGCCGGAACAGGCGATGGCGCTGACCAGCCTCGGCATCTGCCATCTGGCCATCGGCGAACGGCAGGCCACCGGCGACCACCTGACCCGCGCCCTGAACACCTTCCGCGCCTGCGAGAAAATCACCTCCCGCCCCCGCAACCCTGACACCTGGGCCGCGACGCAGACCAACCTCGGCATCGCGCTGCAATCGCTGGGCGAGCGGCAGGGCGATTCCGCCCTGCTGGACCAGGCCGTCGCGGCCCATCAGGCGGCGCTGACGGTCCGGACGGTGCAGACGGCGCCGATGGATTGGGCCGCGACGCAGACCAACCTCGGCGCCGCGCTGCAATCGCTGGGCCGTCGGCAGGGCGATCCCGCCGTGCTGGATCAGGCTGTCGCGGCCCATCGGGCGGCGCTGACGGTCTGGACGCTGCAGACGGCACCGATGGCCTGGGCCGCGACGCAGAACAACCTCGGCACCGTGCTGTTTGCACTGGGCGAGCGGCAGGGCGACCCCACGCTGCTGCACCAGGCCGTCGCGGCCTATCGGGCGGCGCTGACCGTCCTGACGCCGCAGGAGGCGCCGATGAACTGGGCCAAGTCGCAGTCCAACCTCGGCAGCGCGCTGCAATCGCTGGGCGCCCGGCAGGACGACCCCGACCTTCTGGAGCAGGCCGTCGCGGCCCATCGGGCGGCGCTGACGGTCTGGACGCCGCAGGCGGCGCCGATGAACTGGGCCAAGTCGCATGCCAACCTCGGCAGCGCGCTGCAATCGCTGGGCGCCCGGCAGGACGACCCCGACCTTCTGGAGCAGGCCGTTGCGGCCTATCGGGCGGCGCTGACCGTCCTGGCGCCGCAGGAGGCGCCGATGGACTGGGCCGCAACGCAGAACAACCTCGGTCTTGCCCTGCGGGGGCTGGGTGCACTGACGAACGACCACGGCGCCCTGTCGGACGCCGCGCAGGCCTATAGCGCCAGCCTTGCCCAAGGCACCCGCGACGCTACCCCCTTTCTCTGGGCGCGGACGCAATGGAACCTGGCCAATCTTGCTCTGGCCCGCCACGCGCTTGGCGCCGGCCCGGCCGATCTGTCGGCCGCCCGTGACCATCTGGCGGCGGCGCGGGCGGTCTTTGCCGCGGAACCGGGGTCGCACGCGCTTGCCGAATGCGACCGGCTGGCGGCCGCGCTTGACCGCGCGGGGGGGGAAGGGGCGGCGGGCTAG